Within the Thermococcus sp. genome, the region AATTTCTTCCAGTCCCTGGACGGAGCCGTAGTTGTCACTTATCTTCTTGAGGAGTTGCTCGCTCCAGAGACCGCGCTTCTTAAGTTCGGCCTCAAAAACAGGGTCAACGTAGTAGAACTCCCCTACCGTCACGCTCTTCTTGTAAACGAGGGCAAATATCGGCTCGATTCCGCTGGAGGTGTCGGCTATCATTGAAACCGAGCCCGTCGGCGGGCAGGTGGTGACCATACCGTTCCTAACGCCGTATCTCTTGATTTCCTCGACGAGCTCGTCCCAGGGCAGGTTCCATATCTCTCTGTGGTAGAAGCCCTCAACCGGTAGCTCACCGTCCTTGTATCTGCTCTTCTCGTAGAGCGGGAAGGTTCCGCGCCTCTTCGCGGCCTCAACGCTGTACTTGTAGGCGTAGAACGTCAGGTACTCTGTGGCCTTCCTCATGAATGCAAAGCCTTCCTCGCTGTTGTAGGGAATGCCCAGCTTAAAGAGGGCATCGGCAAGGCCCATCATTCCGACGCCTATTCTCCTCGTGAGCTTGGTGTTGTGGTCTATCTCAGGTAGCGGGAAGCGGTTGACGTCGATGGCGTTGTCGAGGTACTTGGCGACCTTCTTAATGACGTACGCATACTCGTCCCAGTCGAAGTAGGGGTTGCCCTCATCGTCATACTTTACGAACTTTGCAAGGTTTATCGAGGCCAGATTGCAGGATTCGTACTCGTAGAGGGGCTCTTCGCCGCAGTTGTGGCTAAGGAAGCCTTTGCTTATGTAGGAGTGGTGCTCCGGCACTGTGAAATCGTAGACGAGCCTTTTGCCGATGTTTTCAACACTTTCGACTGTAACAATGGGTTCGTCTACTTTCGTCTTCTTCAGGCTAAGCTTTTCCATTTTGTATCCTTCAAATCCTATTTTCTCCGCGAAGAGCTTTCTGCTGAAGTTTGCAATGACCAGTTCATGGTAACCTTCACTGTGATATGTCCTCCCCTCTCCCTCTTTGGTTGTGTATTTGAACTCGCTCGGGTACGGCCTGTCGTAGAGCTTTGACAGTATGCCGAATAGCAGTAGGAGGTCTTGGACCTCCCTCAGCAACTCCCTGTCCTTGGAGGTGAGTCTTATGGCCTTGTCGTTGTCAACGTAGCCGTCTGCGCTGAAGAGGCCCCTTAGGAATGCCGCTATTTCCCTCGGCTTCAGCCTGAAGACAATCTCTGGCACACGCTTTTCGTTGGTTTTTACAACACTCTCAAGCCATTCGTAGGCTTTTCCCCTGACACCGAGCTTAATTTGATTGCCGTAGCGGTGGGGCTCCGCCTTGATTCCGAAGTGCTTTTCAAGTATTTCCCTTATCTTCCATGCTATTTCTTCTTCCTTTTCTGCGTTGAAGTAGAACCAGGCTCTCTTGTCGTTCACATTGAGGTATCCATCCCCGATGAACCAGCCGAGAACGAACGCCAGGTCTTTTCCAATGCTCTCGCTTCCGAATTCTTCATCAACTTCAAACCTTGGCAGGAGTATCCTGTCACCGGGTTTTAGGTCTTTTACCTCTTTCCATCCATC harbors:
- a CDS encoding LAGLIDADG family homing endonuclease — encoded protein: IWEDFWEALKEGKRYPLVNPRTGEKVKEIDPKNLFEELAFMAWSKADPGVIFFDVINRRNVLAEAKGGPIRATNPCVVGDTRILTPEGYIKAEELFTLAKERGKKEAVAVEGITEGGEPYAYSIEVLLPGEEEIKYETVHGNTVEVADPVSVPAYVWKVGLKEVARVRTKEGYEITATLDHKLMTPDGWKEVKDLKPGDRILLPRFEVDEEFGSESIGKDLAFVLGWFIGDGYLNVNDKRAWFYFNAEKEEEIAWKIREILEKHFGIKAEPHRYGNQIKLGVRGKAYEWLESVVKTNEKRVPEIVFRLKPREIAAFLRGLFSADGYVDNDKAIRLTSKDRELLREVQDLLLLFGILSKLYDRPYPSEFKYTTKEGEGRTYHSEGYHELVIANFSRKLFAEKIGFEGYKMEKLSLKKTKVDEPIVTVESVENIGKRLVYDFTVPEHHSYISKGFLSHNCGEEPLYEYESCNLASINLAKFVKYDDEGNPYFDWDEYAYVIKKVAKYLDNAIDVNRFPLPEIDHNTKLTRRIGVGMMGLADALFKLGIPYNSEEGFAFMRKATEYLTFYAYKYSVEAAKRRGTFPLYEKSRYKDGELPVEGFYHREIWNLPWDELVEEIKRYGVRNGMVTTCPPTGSVSMIADTSSGIEPIFALVYKKSVTVGEFYYVDPVFEAELKKRGLWSEQLLKKISDNYGSVQGLEEI